The following are encoded in a window of Salvelinus fontinalis isolate EN_2023a chromosome 40, ASM2944872v1, whole genome shotgun sequence genomic DNA:
- the LOC129839363 gene encoding programmed cell death 1 ligand 1-like isoform X1: MGEIAVIFPGDQVRRHKMNLFTQQTVMLWLCAARTLTTAELVKLSTVDSVVVPCHQSVTLRCDISTFQEGLSINHLAWVRQDGKHLCDVNATGVTGTHPGSTPSAMECRYTPQTQLTLTLLQVQPLEQGKYLCKLRSNHGVKEATTTVKLQECYREAQPSISDEGPTCTFTGVYPDGEVHWFQGPNNVTGDSTINTKQVEEGASLTITSSLKRKTVSGEGAYNCSLWIPSTGAYLTSSLVVPEHGEARAAQPNASGAGAIGPLWKPFLVLLSTLFLV; the protein is encoded by the exons ATGGGTGAAATCGCAGTCATCTTCCCAG GAGATCAAGTCAGGAGACACAAGATGAACCTGTTCACCCAGCAAACTGTGATGCTTTGGCTCTGTGCTGCTCGCACACTCACAACGGCAG AGCTGGTGAAGCTAAGCACTGTTGACTCTGTCGTTGTGCCATGTCACCAGAGTGTCACCCTCCGATGTGACATCTCCACCTTCCAGGAGGGGCTGTCGATCAATCATCTGGCCTGGGTCCGCCAGGACGGGAAGCACCTGTGTGATGTTAACGCGACTGGAGTGACCGGGACCCACCCAGGGAGCACACCTAGTGCCATGGAGTGTCGTTATACCCCACAGACACAGCTGACCCTGACTCTGCTGCAGGTACAGCCACTGGAGCAGGGAAAGTACTTGTGCAAGCTGCGCTCCAATCATGGAGTAAAGGAGGCCACTACAACGGTGAAGCTGCAAG AGTGCTACAGGGAGGCCCAGCCCAGCATCAGTGATGAGGGCCCAACCTGCACCTTCACTGGGGTCTACCCTGATGGAGAGGTGCACTGGTTCCAGGGACCCAACAACGTGACTGGGGACTCTACAATCAACACTAAACAAGTGGAAGAGGGAGCGTCATTGACTATAACTAGTTCCCTGAAAAGAAAGACAGTCTCTGGGGAAGGGGCTTACAACTGCTCCCTGTGGATCCCCAGTACCGGAGCCTACCTGACCAGCAGCTTAGTGGTACCAGAGCATGGTGAAGCCAGGGCTGCGCAGCCCAATGCCAGTGGGGCAGGGGCCATTGGTCCTTTGTGGAAACCTTTTCTAGTCCTCCTGAGTACTCTCTTCCTGGTGTGA
- the LOC129839363 gene encoding programmed cell death 1 ligand 1-like isoform X2, with amino-acid sequence MSSYWGDQVRRHKMNLFTQQTVMLWLCAARTLTTAELVKLSTVDSVVVPCHQSVTLRCDISTFQEGLSINHLAWVRQDGKHLCDVNATGVTGTHPGSTPSAMECRYTPQTQLTLTLLQVQPLEQGKYLCKLRSNHGVKEATTTVKLQECYREAQPSISDEGPTCTFTGVYPDGEVHWFQGPNNVTGDSTINTKQVEEGASLTITSSLKRKTVSGEGAYNCSLWIPSTGAYLTSSLVVPEHGEARAAQPNASGAGAIGPLWKPFLVLLSTLFLV; translated from the exons ATGTCTTCATATTGGG GAGATCAAGTCAGGAGACACAAGATGAACCTGTTCACCCAGCAAACTGTGATGCTTTGGCTCTGTGCTGCTCGCACACTCACAACGGCAG AGCTGGTGAAGCTAAGCACTGTTGACTCTGTCGTTGTGCCATGTCACCAGAGTGTCACCCTCCGATGTGACATCTCCACCTTCCAGGAGGGGCTGTCGATCAATCATCTGGCCTGGGTCCGCCAGGACGGGAAGCACCTGTGTGATGTTAACGCGACTGGAGTGACCGGGACCCACCCAGGGAGCACACCTAGTGCCATGGAGTGTCGTTATACCCCACAGACACAGCTGACCCTGACTCTGCTGCAGGTACAGCCACTGGAGCAGGGAAAGTACTTGTGCAAGCTGCGCTCCAATCATGGAGTAAAGGAGGCCACTACAACGGTGAAGCTGCAAG AGTGCTACAGGGAGGCCCAGCCCAGCATCAGTGATGAGGGCCCAACCTGCACCTTCACTGGGGTCTACCCTGATGGAGAGGTGCACTGGTTCCAGGGACCCAACAACGTGACTGGGGACTCTACAATCAACACTAAACAAGTGGAAGAGGGAGCGTCATTGACTATAACTAGTTCCCTGAAAAGAAAGACAGTCTCTGGGGAAGGGGCTTACAACTGCTCCCTGTGGATCCCCAGTACCGGAGCCTACCTGACCAGCAGCTTAGTGGTACCAGAGCATGGTGAAGCCAGGGCTGCGCAGCCCAATGCCAGTGGGGCAGGGGCCATTGGTCCTTTGTGGAAACCTTTTCTAGTCCTCCTGAGTACTCTCTTCCTGGTGTGA
- the LOC129839363 gene encoding programmed cell death 1 ligand 1-like isoform X3: MNLFTQQTVMLWLCAARTLTTAELVKLSTVDSVVVPCHQSVTLRCDISTFQEGLSINHLAWVRQDGKHLCDVNATGVTGTHPGSTPSAMECRYTPQTQLTLTLLQVQPLEQGKYLCKLRSNHGVKEATTTVKLQECYREAQPSISDEGPTCTFTGVYPDGEVHWFQGPNNVTGDSTINTKQVEEGASLTITSSLKRKTVSGEGAYNCSLWIPSTGAYLTSSLVVPEHGEARAAQPNASGAGAIGPLWKPFLVLLSTLFLV, translated from the exons ATGAACCTGTTCACCCAGCAAACTGTGATGCTTTGGCTCTGTGCTGCTCGCACACTCACAACGGCAG AGCTGGTGAAGCTAAGCACTGTTGACTCTGTCGTTGTGCCATGTCACCAGAGTGTCACCCTCCGATGTGACATCTCCACCTTCCAGGAGGGGCTGTCGATCAATCATCTGGCCTGGGTCCGCCAGGACGGGAAGCACCTGTGTGATGTTAACGCGACTGGAGTGACCGGGACCCACCCAGGGAGCACACCTAGTGCCATGGAGTGTCGTTATACCCCACAGACACAGCTGACCCTGACTCTGCTGCAGGTACAGCCACTGGAGCAGGGAAAGTACTTGTGCAAGCTGCGCTCCAATCATGGAGTAAAGGAGGCCACTACAACGGTGAAGCTGCAAG AGTGCTACAGGGAGGCCCAGCCCAGCATCAGTGATGAGGGCCCAACCTGCACCTTCACTGGGGTCTACCCTGATGGAGAGGTGCACTGGTTCCAGGGACCCAACAACGTGACTGGGGACTCTACAATCAACACTAAACAAGTGGAAGAGGGAGCGTCATTGACTATAACTAGTTCCCTGAAAAGAAAGACAGTCTCTGGGGAAGGGGCTTACAACTGCTCCCTGTGGATCCCCAGTACCGGAGCCTACCTGACCAGCAGCTTAGTGGTACCAGAGCATGGTGAAGCCAGGGCTGCGCAGCCCAATGCCAGTGGGGCAGGGGCCATTGGTCCTTTGTGGAAACCTTTTCTAGTCCTCCTGAGTACTCTCTTCCTGGTGTGA